From the genome of Syntrophorhabdaceae bacterium:
CGCCATGGACCTTTTCAGCCCCTCCAGGGTGCCGTCCGTATAGGCATCGATCCCTGACCGCTCACACACCGCGGTGACTGTACCAAGTGCAACATGATCGGGATAAATGTGGGTATGGAAATCGATCTTCACCGTCTGATTTCTATACGATATTTCTCTTCCTCTTTTCAAGACATAATCATGACCGGCGCGAGGCCCGATGCCATTCCCGGGATCTTCCTCACCTCTTCTCAAGCACCGGGTGAACCGAGCCCGAGGTAATCGTTTCTGCCTGGAACGGACCCTTCAAGACTAGTGTTGATTTATCGAATCTTATGGAAAATATTAGATTTTTATTGCAATACGGAGGTGAAGCTATAATAAAGGTTGGAATCGACCGTGATTATGACTAGAGTACAGTAGAATAGTTATTATTTTAGTATTAATTTGCGGTCATGCTGCGCAGCTTCGCCGATGGGGTCTGTAAAATCCGTTGCAAGAGGGGACTCATGAAAAGATTGATTGGTGCGTTTAAACAACTGTCGCCGCCGCCGTTGATCGGCCATTCTTGCGTGGGTGGTTTTATTCCGTGCGGTTTTCCGGGCACCCCACTGCGTGCATGGAAAACCAAAAGTATGATTGTTTTTTGCCATGCACTTTTTCTCTCAATGTTATTGGGGAGTTTTCCTGTGTTTGGAGCGGGGAAGGCGAGCGCACATACGGTAAATGGGTTTACCTTATCCTCGCCTGATGCAGTGTACGTCACCTCCAATAGCACCCTTGAACAAGATCGGGTAACTGTGCAGAAATTCGTCGTTCCCGGTTCAGGGCTTAAAACAGTCTCCGAGATAGGCGGATATTTTAAAAGTGCCGCCGCATCGGTGAAGTTCGCTCTCTACACCCACGATGGGGTCAATAATTGCCCGGGAACACTGGTGGCCAATTCCGACAGCGGCGCCGTGTCGTTTGAATCGACAACTTACACAAAGATCAGTAAAGCCTACTGGACACATCCGGTATTAGCGGGTGGCTCTACATATTGGATAGGTGTAATGGTTGACCGGCAGGCCAGTATGACGTATATTGCCGGTTTTGCAAGGGGCGGAACATCGACAGCCCTGATCGGTTCCTATGATGGCGCTCTATGGCACACCGCAGCCGGCCTTACAGAGGATTATGGCTTGTACGCAGTCTATGCAGATGCAGATGCTTCACCGGACCCTCCTCTTTCGCTCCATAACCCTTACAAAAGCACGGTAAATTCCTATAAAGGGCAAACCCACGCGCACACATGCTATTCCGACGGAGTAAATACGCCGGAAGCGCTTGCTGCGGGTTATAAAGCAGCCGGCTATGACTTTCTGTTTATCACCGACCATAATTACCTCACTACCCTGCCTGTGGTGGAGGGTCTTCTTGTCATGCACGGCGTGGAGGAGTCTTTTGCCGCCGGCCATATCATTTCACTGAACCCCACCAAGGTCGAAGTCCGCACGGCCGATGACCCACCGCAGGAAATACTGGATAAAATAAATAACGACGGTGGGTACGCAATCATGGCCCATCCTCATTTGCTGTGGAGTACCGATAAATTGCGCGCTTTATGGGGATATTCGGGAATTGAAATCAAGAATTCGCTGGTGGACTCGGAAGACAGGTGGGATTGGGTTCTGGAGACGTTGGGACGAAGGGTGTGGGGGTTTGCGGCCGATGATTGTCATAACGTCGCATTGTGCATTAGAAACTGGATCAACGTGTTTGCGGACTCCTTGACTCCGTCCGACATTATGACAAGCCTTCGCAGCGGGAACTTCTACGCCACCGAAGGGGCGGTCATTACCAGTGTATCCGTGGTAAATGGGAAAGTCGTGATAGAGACACCTGATGCATCCACAATAGAATTCATAACTTCCGGCGGCCTTCCGGCGCACACCGTGCGTCATGCGACTTCCGCGGCATATAAACCTCTCCATCCAAATAAATATGTCCGTATGAGGGTTACGAGAGATTCCGACTCCTTAAGGGCATGGTCAAATCCTATCTGGATTCAGAAGACCCTCACCGTCACCAAACCCGGCAACGGCGCGGTCACCTCGACCCCTTCCGGCATCGACTGCGGAGAGAGGTGTACCGCCGCTTTTCCTTCCGGTGAAATCGTGACTCTCACCGCCACCGCAGGTGACGGCGCAACGTTCATCGGCTGGTCGCAGGGATGTACGGGGAATGGTAATTGTGAGGTCGACATGACGGTGCCGAATTTCGTTACCGCCTTGTTCTCTCCCTGTGCCTACACCATTTCCCCTATCGATCCCAAGACTTTTGCCCCCAGGGCAGGCGCTACGACCATCGGCATCAAGGGGATAGGCGGAAAAGGGATCGCCTGCGGCGCCCCCACCGTGAGAGCCTCGGACTCTTCATGGATCAAGGTGACTCCCTTACCGTGGAAGCACAATAAAGGAAGGGTGAGAGTGGCAGCAACCGCCAATCCTTCCCCCTCCGAACGTGCGGGAAACGTCTTTATTGGGGAGAACACTTTCGCGATTACCCAGAAGGGGGCAACGTGCATCATCGGGAACTTTGCCCCGCCGTCTCAATCGGTCCGCGTTACCGGGGGCTCCTATACCTTCGAAGTAGCAATATCGCCCCGAAACTGCACATGGACCGCTATTGCCGATAAGGACTGGATCACGATCACCTCAGGCGGAGGCACTGGGACGGGGACTGTAAGCTATACGGTGCAAGCCGACACGACAAGCAGGAGTCGATCCGGCGCGATTACCATCCTCGGCCCGAACGGAAAAAAGAAGCTTTATAACGTCATCCAGGCGGGGAAGTGAGACGTGCCTGAGCCCCGATCGAAGACGGACGCATTGTCTCTTGTATTGATTCTTTCATCTCCTGCAACCCCAGAGGTTTGAAAATGGCCTGCCCGAGTCCTGCTGCCTCTATTGTTTCTGCGAGAGACAGGCCGATGTAGCCTGAATAGAGCATGACCGGGAAATCTCTCCGTATGCGCTTCAGGCGCACGGCGAGATCTACCCCCATCAACTCAGGCATTACGGGCTCAAGGATGGCGAGGTCGAATTTGTCGGGGTTGTCGGAAAAGACCCTCAACGCCATCAAGCTCTGCGTCTCGCCCCGCGCGGTGCAGCCCAGGAGTTCGAGCATGGCCACGGTGGCCTCCACCATATATTTGTCGCAGTCTACAATCAGAACGTGAAGCCCTCGTTTTGAAGCCATGGCACACCTCCTTTTTTGCTGCTGGAGGTGCCTGGCAGCCGCCTCTTTGTTTCTTACCGGCCCTTCACGTAAGGAAATGACCGTTGAGCCTATGAAAACCGGTGATTGTTCCGTATACTTTACATGTGAAACATATGTACTTTTATAGGGTATTACAATCCCTTTCGCCCACAGCGTGACGCCGCCCTTATCCCTACTTATTCTCTTTGCCGGTAATTTCTCTGATCATTATTTTATATACTCTGGTTTTTTCGCCCACTTTTTCAATCAATGCCTCGCCCTCCCTCACAAAATCAGGAGAGTATTTCTCTACTATTTCCAGGAGCCCCCTCCGTTTCTCATCCCCGGTTATCTCCCATGCCTCGCCAAAGGCGATGACGCTTTCATATTTCGACGTGAACTTGACCGGCACCACCTCGGTTCTTGCCACCACACAGAAAGATACCTTATTGTTGGTCTCCATGTTTCTCAGC
Proteins encoded in this window:
- a CDS encoding BACON domain-containing carbohydrate-binding protein, which encodes MQKFVVPGSGLKTVSEIGGYFKSAAASVKFALYTHDGVNNCPGTLVANSDSGAVSFESTTYTKISKAYWTHPVLAGGSTYWIGVMVDRQASMTYIAGFARGGTSTALIGSYDGALWHTAAGLTEDYGLYAVYADADASPDPPLSLHNPYKSTVNSYKGQTHAHTCYSDGVNTPEALAAGYKAAGYDFLFITDHNYLTTLPVVEGLLVMHGVEESFAAGHIISLNPTKVEVRTADDPPQEILDKINNDGGYAIMAHPHLLWSTDKLRALWGYSGIEIKNSLVDSEDRWDWVLETLGRRVWGFAADDCHNVALCIRNWINVFADSLTPSDIMTSLRSGNFYATEGAVITSVSVVNGKVVIETPDASTIEFITSGGLPAHTVRHATSAAYKPLHPNKYVRMRVTRDSDSLRAWSNPIWIQKTLTVTKPGNGAVTSTPSGIDCGERCTAAFPSGEIVTLTATAGDGATFIGWSQGCTGNGNCEVDMTVPNFVTALFSPCAYTISPIDPKTFAPRAGATTIGIKGIGGKGIACGAPTVRASDSSWIKVTPLPWKHNKGRVRVAATANPSPSERAGNVFIGENTFAITQKGATCIIGNFAPPSQSVRVTGGSYTFEVAISPRNCTWTAIADKDWITITSGGGTGTGTVSYTVQADTTSRSRSGAITILGPNGKKKLYNVIQAGK
- a CDS encoding response regulator: MASKRGLHVLIVDCDKYMVEATVAMLELLGCTARGETQSLMALRVFSDNPDKFDLAILEPVMPELMGVDLAVRLKRIRRDFPVMLYSGYIGLSLAETIEAAGLGQAIFKPLGLQEMKESIQETMRPSSIGAQARLTSPPG
- a CDS encoding pyridoxamine 5'-phosphate oxidase family protein, translating into MINQIRRKDRLMSDSKAKEILMKGEYGLLSTVSSEGEPYGVPLNYAYFGDAIYFHCAKEGHKLRNMETNNKVSFCVVARTEVVPVKFTSKYESVIAFGEAWEITGDEKRRGLLEIVEKYSPDFVREGEALIEKVGEKTRVYKIMIREITGKENK